A window of Ranitomeya variabilis isolate aRanVar5 chromosome 2, aRanVar5.hap1, whole genome shotgun sequence contains these coding sequences:
- the LOC143803967 gene encoding uncharacterized protein LOC143803967 encodes MSASQTSSLKTRSQTSRSSKSSSKRSATLARAEAEAAKVRSSFAAQEMQLKLRQADQEAERARQEAERARLQAEQEAERARQEAEQEAERARLQATLERLSAEKEAAAAIAKAEFLEAVEFPESERGSDIRGPDLDHQDPAQRVSEYVRQHSKVEDNSDPLHQPAYTDYQRSFLRTPYWKQESILRNDIDHHYRPTEQKVRPPPRLTGTPFATERVYTDFPMPEAPTRYEDAPQTPHNNSTPAHVGTDSATMNFARFFTRRELVTKGLRAIFSGSLHRLYD; translated from the exons atgtctgcaagtcaaacatcttcactcaagacgagatcccaaacaagccgctctagcaagtcttcctcgaaaaggtctgccaccctcgcccgagcagaagctgaggcggcgaaagtgagatcctccttcgctgcacaagagatgcagttaaagttaagacaagcagaccaagaagcagaaagagcccgccaagaagcagaaagagcccgcctgcaagcagagcaagaagcagaaagagcccgccaagaagcagagcaagaagcagaaagagcccgcctgcaagcgaccttagaaaggctttccgctgaaaaagaagcagcagccgcaatagccaaagctgagtttttagaagccgtggagtttcctgaatccgagcgaggcagcgacatacgcggaccagaccttgatcatcaggaccctgctcaacgcgtctcagaatatgtccgccaacattccaaagtggaagacaactctgatccgttacaccaaccagcctatacagattaccagagatccttcctccgaacaccgtactggaagcaggaaagtatactgcgaaacgacattgatcaccactaccgtcctacggaacagaaggtacggcctccgcccagactgacagggacacccttcgccactgaacgggtttatacagactttcctatgccagaagctcctaccaggtatgaggatgcaccacaaacaccgcataacaacagcacaccagctcacgtcggcacagactcagccactatgaactttgcaaggttctttacccgccgggagctggtgaccaagggactt AGAGCAATCTTTAGCGGCTCCCTGCACCGCCTATATGACTGA